One segment of Alistipes finegoldii DSM 17242 DNA contains the following:
- a CDS encoding SH3 beta-barrel fold-containing protein — MDNERLIRILTKKLRGKYNLPHWPLRLDVENAVNEALQQTDELDNLLIQLRNRAVRFSCRKQDGTLREAFGTLKPCLLEEYRAGSKSRSRSTNDCVHYFDLERNAWRCFCPENFITIHELP, encoded by the coding sequence ATGGATAACGAGCGTTTAATTCGGATTCTCACGAAGAAACTGCGGGGCAAGTACAATTTACCGCACTGGCCCTTGCGGTTGGATGTCGAAAACGCAGTCAACGAAGCGTTACAGCAAACGGACGAACTGGATAATCTCCTGATCCAGTTGCGTAACCGGGCCGTGAGATTCAGTTGCCGCAAACAGGACGGGACACTCCGGGAGGCTTTCGGGACACTGAAGCCCTGCTTGCTGGAAGAGTACCGGGCCGGAAGTAAATCCCGCAGCCGTTCGACAAACGACTGTGTGCATTATTTCGACCTTGAGCGGAATGCCTGGCGTTGCTTCTGCCCTGAGAATTTCATCACAATTCACGAGCTTCCGTAA
- a CDS encoding DUF6722 family protein: MRKELGKWFMDIAKYLLTAVVVGALISDIENSRWLVYVGGIGATLSCLFIGLGLLRQKETNKTQEE, from the coding sequence ATGAGAAAGGAATTGGGTAAATGGTTCATGGATATTGCCAAATATCTTCTAACGGCAGTTGTCGTTGGGGCCTTAATTAGTGATATAGAGAATTCGCGATGGCTTGTTTATGTCGGAGGGATCGGGGCGACATTGAGTTGCTTGTTTATTGGCTTGGGGTTACTTCGGCAGAAAGAAACAAATAAAACACAGGAGGAATAA
- a CDS encoding tyrosine-type recombinase/integrase — MATLKPFLDLRVQRKKDELYPLKISVSATRSIVFQIPVKIYLAPENWNSQTCRIVKHKSKRLFNMALQEQLLSLEKKLTVLEVSGQLANMSTREVKQYLVASQTVSCSARGDLIDYYEQYIDRIANASTRGTHEHTLKKILAYDKGKLSFRDVDKAWLLGFERFLFSQHLDAKGRAIPGVRRLTPNGVNLHLRNLRTLFNDAVTYGVAEANWYPFKKFEMPSEEPVKLALPVKDLRIIRDFPAEEFCQRYLDVFMLSFYLIGINIGDLLLLRPTDMVGGRIEFSRQKTKKRYSIKVEPEAQEIINRWRGKKYLLCFMDERADYRSFLKMMNKHLKEFGRVEVDKARWGKKTKTGLYPFLRSYYARDTWATLASVLDVPEDTIAAALGHGKKNVTKSYISFNMKKVDIANRMVLDFVASNLSEDEIFEIKAAQMYRNLSFSKKYASLNESYMAMPMPMYGVGNM, encoded by the coding sequence ATGGCTACATTAAAACCATTTCTGGATCTTAGGGTTCAGCGCAAAAAAGACGAATTGTATCCGTTAAAAATTTCAGTTTCGGCGACACGCTCGATCGTATTCCAGATCCCTGTGAAAATCTACCTTGCTCCGGAGAACTGGAATTCCCAGACGTGCCGAATCGTCAAACACAAATCGAAAAGGCTATTTAACATGGCCCTTCAGGAGCAGTTGTTGTCTCTTGAGAAAAAACTGACCGTGCTGGAGGTTTCAGGCCAACTCGCCAATATGTCGACCCGCGAGGTGAAGCAATATCTTGTTGCATCGCAAACGGTGTCCTGCTCGGCGCGGGGTGACCTGATCGACTATTACGAGCAATATATCGACCGCATCGCAAACGCATCGACGCGGGGCACACACGAACATACGCTGAAGAAAATCTTGGCATACGATAAAGGAAAGTTGTCTTTCAGAGATGTCGATAAGGCTTGGCTGCTGGGCTTTGAGCGTTTCCTCTTCTCGCAGCACCTCGATGCCAAGGGGCGGGCTATACCTGGTGTGCGAAGACTGACTCCCAATGGTGTAAACCTTCATTTGCGAAACCTGCGAACCCTGTTTAATGATGCAGTGACCTATGGTGTGGCGGAAGCGAACTGGTATCCCTTCAAAAAATTCGAAATGCCATCGGAAGAGCCTGTGAAACTGGCGCTGCCGGTAAAGGATCTGCGAATTATCCGGGATTTTCCCGCTGAGGAATTCTGCCAGCGGTATTTGGATGTGTTTATGCTCTCTTTTTACCTGATTGGAATTAATATCGGCGATCTGCTTCTGTTACGTCCGACTGATATGGTGGGCGGTCGAATAGAGTTCAGTCGTCAGAAAACGAAGAAACGCTATTCGATCAAGGTTGAACCCGAAGCCCAAGAGATCATCAACCGCTGGAGGGGAAAGAAATATTTGCTTTGCTTCATGGACGAACGTGCTGATTACAGATCGTTCCTGAAGATGATGAACAAGCATCTGAAGGAGTTTGGCAGGGTTGAAGTTGATAAAGCACGTTGGGGGAAAAAAACGAAAACCGGCCTCTACCCTTTTCTGCGATCGTATTATGCGCGCGACACGTGGGCGACGTTGGCCTCGGTTCTCGATGTTCCGGAAGATACGATCGCTGCTGCTCTTGGTCACGGTAAAAAAAACGTGACAAAAAGCTATATCTCATTTAATATGAAGAAAGTAGATATTGCAAATCGCATGGTTCTCGATTTTGTGGCCAGTAATTTGTCTGAAGATGAAATTTTTGAGATCAAGGCAGCCCAAATGTATAGAAACCTGTCATTCAGTAAAAAATATGCCAGTTTGAACGAATCGTATATGGCCATGCCGATGCCTATGTATGGCGTTGGGAATATGTAA
- a CDS encoding single-stranded DNA-binding protein yields the protein MKRITITGNLGKDAECREGQGGHKFVSFSVAYAERDTDAKDEQGNPIKEAQWADCEIYVKPENSAEGIVNLLKKGRFIYVEAYDKVEAWLDKENKPRARVIYRVTNFQV from the coding sequence ATGAAGAGAATCACGATTACCGGTAATCTCGGTAAGGATGCCGAATGCCGCGAGGGGCAGGGCGGTCACAAATTCGTATCGTTCAGCGTGGCGTATGCAGAACGGGATACGGATGCCAAAGACGAACAGGGCAACCCGATCAAGGAAGCCCAGTGGGCGGATTGCGAAATCTATGTCAAGCCGGAGAACTCAGCCGAGGGAATCGTCAATCTGCTGAAGAAAGGCCGTTTTATCTACGTGGAAGCCTATGATAAGGTCGAAGCGTGGCTGGATAAAGAGAACAAGCCCCGTGCCCGTGTGATTTATCGGGTCACGAATTTTCAGGTCTGA